The following are encoded together in the Nitrospira sp. genome:
- the alaS gene encoding alanine--tRNA ligase: protein MKENSATELRRAFIRYFEEHGHQAVPSASLLPQADPTLLFTNAGMNQFKRVFLGEETRAYARAVSVQKCLRAGGKHNDLENVGYTRRHHTFFEMLGNFSFGNYFKEDAIVFGWEFLTQTVGLTKDRLWVTIFREDDEADRLWKKIGVPVSRIMRCDEKDNFWQMADTGPCGPCSEIHFDQGSIVPGDDRPNGEGDRVIEIWNLVFMQYNRDASGTLHPLPKPSIDTGMGLERLAAVAQGVYSNYDSDLFTPLLTSIAERAGMEYGKKDVSDRSMRVIADHLRAVTFLMTDGVLPSNEGRGYVLRRILRRAARHGRLLGIVEPFLHELTATVVSQMGGAYPEIVRAANTITEATCGEEERFIATLDQGLPILNEMIEKTRAAGRTVLAGEDVFKLYDTYGFPMDLITEACREQTMTVDEPGFDAAIEEQRTRARKIGGFEQDTARPVVAELAKRIGGTQFIGYDRLESEALLRAILKGEQVVKEAREGDEVEVALDVTPFYAEGGGQVGDRGTLSGPEGLMEITDTTRPAPALILHKGVVRKGCIREGEHLHLTVNASTRRDAARNHTATHLVHAALRDLLGPHVKQYGSLVGPNRLRFDFAHFRPLSSRDIDEIESTVNEEIRKNESVATEVMSIQDAVAKGALAFFGDKYGEQVRVVSVESFSKELCGGTHCRRTGEIGLFRIVSETGVAAGVRRLEAQTGSGAYNQMKTLEAEVRQLSDLLKVGQSEIVARTRKLLTQLKDKERELEEVKLKMAGGAAAASTIKTIAGVSVHVQRTDGLDVTAMRMLADQLRDKMKSGVIALGAEVEAGKVSLLVVVTKDLVGRLKAGELIKPMAVEVGGTGGGRPEMAQAGGKDASRLDAALEKVFSLVETLLQR, encoded by the coding sequence ATGAAGGAGAATAGCGCAACCGAGCTGCGGCGGGCTTTTATCAGGTATTTCGAAGAGCATGGGCATCAGGCCGTGCCGAGTGCCTCCCTTTTGCCGCAAGCCGATCCCACCTTGCTTTTCACCAACGCCGGGATGAACCAGTTCAAGCGAGTGTTTCTCGGTGAAGAGACGCGCGCCTATGCGCGGGCCGTCTCGGTCCAAAAGTGTTTGCGCGCGGGGGGCAAGCATAACGATCTTGAGAATGTTGGGTATACCAGACGCCATCACACCTTTTTTGAAATGTTGGGAAACTTTTCGTTCGGCAATTACTTCAAAGAAGACGCGATTGTGTTTGGGTGGGAGTTCCTCACGCAAACCGTCGGGCTCACGAAGGATCGGCTCTGGGTGACGATTTTTCGAGAAGACGACGAAGCGGATCGCTTGTGGAAAAAGATCGGTGTGCCGGTCTCGCGCATTATGCGGTGCGATGAAAAAGATAATTTTTGGCAGATGGCGGATACCGGTCCCTGCGGCCCCTGTTCTGAGATCCATTTCGATCAAGGGTCTATCGTTCCAGGCGATGATCGACCAAATGGCGAGGGAGACCGAGTCATCGAGATCTGGAATCTGGTCTTCATGCAGTACAACCGTGATGCGTCAGGAACCCTCCATCCGCTCCCTAAGCCAAGTATCGATACCGGGATGGGGTTGGAACGGCTGGCTGCGGTGGCGCAGGGAGTCTACAGTAATTACGACAGCGATCTCTTTACACCGCTGTTGACCTCGATTGCCGAGCGGGCCGGTATGGAGTACGGCAAGAAGGACGTGTCGGATCGGTCCATGCGCGTCATTGCCGATCATTTGCGGGCCGTGACTTTTTTGATGACCGATGGGGTGTTGCCCTCGAATGAGGGACGTGGGTACGTGCTGCGCAGAATTCTGCGTCGTGCGGCCCGGCATGGCCGACTGCTCGGGATCGTCGAGCCCTTTCTCCATGAGCTGACCGCGACGGTAGTAAGCCAGATGGGCGGGGCCTATCCGGAGATTGTCCGCGCGGCGAACACGATCACTGAAGCCACCTGTGGTGAAGAAGAACGGTTTATTGCGACGCTTGATCAAGGGTTGCCGATTTTAAATGAGATGATCGAGAAGACGCGAGCCGCAGGCCGGACGGTCTTGGCTGGTGAGGATGTCTTCAAACTTTACGATACCTACGGGTTCCCGATGGATCTCATCACCGAGGCCTGCCGCGAACAAACTATGACCGTCGATGAGCCGGGGTTTGATGCGGCGATAGAGGAACAGCGGACTCGCGCACGGAAAATCGGTGGGTTTGAGCAAGACACGGCACGCCCGGTCGTTGCGGAGCTGGCGAAGCGGATTGGGGGCACGCAATTTATCGGCTATGACCGACTGGAGAGTGAAGCCCTGCTCCGTGCCATTCTCAAGGGCGAGCAGGTGGTGAAGGAAGCGAGGGAAGGGGACGAGGTCGAGGTGGCCCTCGATGTCACGCCGTTTTATGCCGAAGGCGGTGGACAAGTCGGAGATCGAGGAACTCTATCTGGGCCGGAAGGGCTGATGGAGATCACGGACACGACAAGACCCGCACCGGCCCTCATTCTTCACAAGGGGGTGGTTCGGAAAGGGTGCATTCGTGAAGGTGAGCATCTGCACCTGACGGTGAACGCCTCCACACGCCGGGATGCGGCGCGCAATCACACGGCGACACACCTGGTCCATGCGGCCTTGCGTGATCTGCTCGGTCCACATGTGAAGCAGTATGGGTCATTGGTCGGGCCTAATCGGCTTCGGTTTGATTTCGCCCATTTCCGGCCCTTGTCTTCTCGCGATATCGATGAGATCGAATCGACGGTGAACGAGGAGATCAGAAAGAACGAGTCGGTGGCCACCGAGGTGATGAGTATTCAGGACGCTGTCGCGAAAGGCGCCTTGGCCTTCTTCGGTGACAAGTACGGCGAACAGGTTCGGGTGGTGTCGGTTGAGTCGTTTAGTAAGGAGCTCTGTGGCGGGACCCATTGTCGGCGGACCGGTGAGATCGGACTCTTTCGGATTGTCTCCGAGACCGGTGTCGCAGCCGGTGTGCGACGACTGGAGGCTCAAACGGGCAGCGGCGCGTACAACCAGATGAAGACACTTGAGGCCGAGGTTCGACAGTTGTCGGATCTCCTGAAAGTGGGGCAGTCGGAGATTGTCGCCAGGACGAGAAAGCTGCTGACACAACTCAAAGACAAGGAACGTGAACTGGAAGAGGTGAAGCTCAAGATGGCCGGGGGAGCGGCAGCCGCCTCCACAATCAAAACCATTGCCGGTGTGTCGGTCCACGTGCAACGGACTGATGGATTGGACGTGACGGCGATGCGGATGTTGGCCGACCAGTTGCGGGACAAGATGAAGAGCGGTGTCATTGCACTTGGCGCAGAAGTTGAGGCCGGGAAAGTCTCGTTGCTCGTGGTCGTCACGAAAGATCTGGTCGGCCGCCTGAAGGCGGGAGAACTCATTAAGCCCATGGCGGTTGAGGTCGGCGGGACGGGCGGCGGCCGTCCGGAAATGGCCCAGGCAGGAGGAAAAGATGCCTCACGCCTTGATGCGGCGCTCGAAAAGGTTTTTAGCCTGGTCGAAACTCTGCTCCAGCGTTAA
- the ruvX gene encoding Holliday junction resolvase RuvX, which translates to MATRILALDYGTKRMGVALSDELGWTAQPLETYERRTLELDLAHIQQLVNAHEVREVLIGLPLRLNGEEGPAVQAVHCFVDRLGEVLSVPIVLWDERMTTRSAEELLIAADVSRKKRKGVVDRVAAAILLQGYLEAQAASPSPGTEHPSAQQVEEEWGESSSTDQSHDASWDPHHRRHSRRARRGGRLSNDSMG; encoded by the coding sequence ATGGCAACCAGGATCTTAGCCCTCGACTACGGCACCAAGCGGATGGGCGTGGCGCTCAGCGATGAGCTTGGGTGGACGGCTCAACCGCTTGAAACGTATGAACGGAGGACGCTGGAGCTCGATCTCGCACATATTCAACAGTTGGTGAACGCACACGAGGTCCGAGAGGTCTTGATCGGATTGCCGTTACGACTCAATGGCGAAGAAGGACCGGCGGTTCAGGCCGTTCATTGTTTTGTCGACCGGCTCGGAGAGGTGTTGTCGGTTCCGATCGTTCTGTGGGATGAGCGGATGACGACCCGATCGGCGGAAGAGTTATTGATCGCCGCCGATGTCAGTCGAAAAAAACGCAAGGGGGTCGTCGATCGTGTCGCTGCGGCGATTCTGTTACAGGGCTATCTTGAAGCTCAGGCGGCTTCACCAAGTCCTGGAACGGAACATCCCTCAGCGCAGCAGGTAGAGGAAGAGTGGGGAGAGTCGTCGTCGACCGACCAATCGCATGATGCTTCGTGGGATCCTCATCACCGCCGTCACTCTCGTCGTGCTCGCCGGGGTGGTCGGCTATCTAATGATTCGATGGGCTGA
- the mltG gene encoding endolytic transglycosylase MltG — MMLRGILITAVTLVVLAGVVGYLMIRWAEAPVLSEADHPPEKIVVIPEGATFNQAATILEREQLIRSRWAFLMLGKSQEADRKIHPGEYALHAAMPPAEILSKFLSGRVVLHPITIPEGYAMSQIADVFVEQHITNREEFLRLASDKSFVKTLGVTADSVEGYLYPDTYRFARPTAAKDVIRAMVEQLDHVMTEELKVRAKAINLTVHQVLTLASVIEKETGAGDERPQISAVFHNRLKKNIPLQSDPTVIYGLPNFDGNLHKKDLSHPSPYNTYRWVGLPPGPIASPGADAIRAALYPVPSAYLYFVSRNDGTHQFSATLVEHNKAVEKYQKRPFRKAPHSQTFIVPKSNAIHHEEGVS, encoded by the coding sequence ATGATGCTTCGTGGGATCCTCATCACCGCCGTCACTCTCGTCGTGCTCGCCGGGGTGGTCGGCTATCTAATGATTCGATGGGCTGAAGCGCCTGTCCTCTCCGAGGCCGATCATCCTCCTGAGAAGATCGTGGTCATCCCTGAAGGGGCCACGTTCAACCAAGCCGCGACCATCCTCGAACGGGAGCAGTTGATCAGGAGTCGATGGGCTTTTCTCATGCTGGGGAAATCCCAGGAGGCGGACCGCAAGATTCATCCAGGAGAATATGCGCTTCATGCCGCTATGCCGCCGGCAGAAATTCTGTCAAAGTTTCTGTCCGGTCGCGTCGTGTTGCACCCCATCACGATTCCTGAAGGCTATGCGATGAGTCAGATTGCTGATGTGTTTGTGGAACAGCACATCACGAACCGGGAGGAATTCCTCAGGCTGGCATCGGACAAGTCGTTTGTGAAGACGCTGGGAGTGACTGCGGATTCCGTGGAGGGCTACCTCTATCCCGATACCTACCGGTTTGCGAGGCCGACGGCGGCAAAAGACGTGATTCGAGCGATGGTGGAGCAGTTGGATCACGTCATGACCGAAGAGTTGAAAGTGCGGGCGAAAGCGATCAACCTCACCGTCCATCAAGTCCTGACCCTTGCCTCGGTGATTGAAAAAGAAACGGGGGCGGGGGACGAACGACCCCAGATTTCAGCCGTCTTTCATAATCGGTTGAAGAAAAACATTCCGCTACAAAGTGATCCGACCGTCATCTACGGGCTGCCGAACTTCGACGGGAATTTGCATAAGAAAGACCTCTCCCACCCCAGCCCCTACAATACCTATCGGTGGGTGGGGTTGCCGCCTGGTCCGATTGCCAGTCCTGGCGCGGACGCGATTCGCGCGGCTTTGTATCCTGTCCCATCGGCGTACCTGTATTTTGTGTCTCGGAACGATGGGACCCATCAGTTTTCTGCCACATTGGTTGAACACAATAAGGCGGTGGAAAAGTACCAAAAGCGTCCGTTCCGAAAAGCACCTCATTCGCAGACGTTCATAGTCCCGAAGAGCAATGCGATCCATCACGAAGAAGGAGTGTCGTAG
- the deoC gene encoding deoxyribose-phosphate aldolase, protein MSRWNLPVLIDHTVLRPEATKSDVLRLCEEAKAHGFTVIFVPPCYVDEAAAAIAGTDIRLGIPIGFPLGGHTTRTKVAEAVEAVSRGARVLDMVLNVSRLKSGDHDYVRMDIAEVVKATPGVEHKVILETCYLTQEEKRTACHLVVEAGAEYVKTSTGFGAAGATVEDVRLMKNAVAGKAKVKASGGIRDWETTLAMLEAGADRIGTSASLTILHQWHASSSKSG, encoded by the coding sequence ATGTCACGTTGGAACCTTCCTGTACTGATCGACCATACCGTCTTGAGGCCGGAGGCGACGAAGTCCGATGTGCTTCGGCTCTGTGAGGAGGCGAAGGCCCATGGGTTTACTGTTATTTTTGTCCCGCCTTGTTATGTTGACGAGGCTGCAGCGGCGATCGCGGGTACGGATATCCGTCTTGGGATCCCGATCGGGTTTCCCCTGGGTGGACACACGACGAGAACCAAGGTGGCTGAAGCGGTCGAGGCGGTTTCTCGCGGGGCCCGCGTGTTGGATATGGTGCTGAACGTCAGCCGACTGAAATCAGGAGACCATGACTATGTGCGGATGGATATTGCTGAAGTCGTGAAGGCGACGCCTGGAGTCGAGCACAAGGTCATCCTTGAGACCTGTTATCTGACGCAGGAAGAAAAACGAACCGCGTGCCATCTCGTCGTGGAGGCTGGAGCAGAGTATGTCAAGACCTCGACGGGGTTCGGGGCTGCCGGGGCGACTGTTGAGGATGTTCGTTTGATGAAGAATGCCGTGGCAGGAAAGGCCAAGGTGAAGGCTTCAGGCGGGATCCGAGATTGGGAAACGACTCTTGCGATGCTCGAGGCCGGTGCTGACCGGATTGGCACGAGTGCCAGCCTCACGATTCTTCATCAATGGCACGCATCGTCAAGCAAAAGCGGATAG
- a CDS encoding PilZ domain-containing protein, producing MEEQRHVPRHHVECSVTFVVEDVSGTGTVFNLSQDGCAIESRVPVPPTGYASLFISFPGDPDPVVIDLARLRWVTRSEFGCEFRIMSQAARKRVQRYLVMDRAA from the coding sequence ATGGAAGAGCAGAGACATGTTCCTCGCCATCACGTGGAGTGCTCGGTCACCTTTGTTGTCGAGGATGTTTCAGGAACGGGAACGGTCTTCAATCTGTCGCAGGATGGATGTGCGATCGAATCGAGGGTGCCAGTGCCGCCGACAGGCTATGCCTCGCTGTTCATTTCCTTCCCTGGTGATCCTGATCCGGTCGTCATAGACCTTGCACGGCTTCGGTGGGTGACTCGTTCGGAGTTTGGGTGTGAGTTTCGAATCATGAGCCAGGCCGCACGGAAACGGGTACAACGATATCTCGTCATGGATCGTGCAGCCTAG
- a CDS encoding phosphopentomutase — protein sequence MIKRVILLVLDGCGVGALPDAADYGDAEANTLVHLAESVGELSLPNLEMLGLGHIAQIKGVRAMGQPSGCFGRLAFASAGKDSVVGYWEMSGVVQQERAAVCRSGVPSSIVDMIEQVFGRKSIGREVASMGAMLRRYGVEHMATGAPILWTDGGDTCVLAMHEAIMAVSEFHHRCREVRKTAKEAGIFLRVVAQPVSGEHDRLRPQVGRKDCVHEPPGVTMFDVLSRSGQIAMGVGKVYDLFSGRGFTKAFAVASGIAGVEEVIGMLNKVPRGLLTASVDLWSEETTQMATALQEFDRRLPELFEKLRLGDMVIVTADHGRDGFLSGTTPTREYVPLCVTGPKLAQGVDLGTRTTAADVAQTIAEALGADRVLHGESFLNALKSR from the coding sequence ATGATTAAGCGAGTCATCCTCCTTGTCTTGGATGGGTGTGGGGTCGGAGCCTTGCCGGATGCGGCAGACTACGGCGATGCTGAGGCGAATACCCTTGTCCATCTTGCTGAGTCCGTCGGGGAACTCAGTCTGCCCAATCTAGAAATGCTTGGTCTTGGCCATATCGCCCAGATCAAGGGTGTGCGTGCGATGGGGCAACCAAGCGGGTGTTTTGGACGTCTCGCATTCGCGTCGGCGGGGAAAGATTCTGTGGTGGGATATTGGGAAATGAGCGGGGTCGTACAGCAAGAACGAGCGGCTGTTTGCCGTTCTGGTGTGCCCTCGTCGATTGTGGATATGATCGAGCAGGTGTTCGGTCGAAAGTCGATTGGTAGAGAGGTGGCTTCGATGGGGGCGATGCTCCGTCGGTATGGCGTGGAGCATATGGCGACGGGGGCGCCGATACTCTGGACCGACGGCGGCGATACCTGTGTGCTGGCCATGCATGAAGCCATCATGGCCGTGTCTGAATTTCATCATCGATGTCGTGAGGTTCGAAAAACGGCCAAGGAGGCCGGGATTTTTCTTCGTGTTGTCGCGCAACCGGTGAGTGGCGAACATGATCGACTTCGGCCTCAGGTTGGACGAAAGGATTGTGTGCATGAACCGCCAGGCGTGACGATGTTCGATGTCTTGAGTCGATCCGGTCAGATTGCGATGGGGGTCGGGAAGGTCTATGATCTCTTCAGTGGTCGTGGATTTACGAAAGCCTTTGCAGTCGCATCGGGGATTGCGGGCGTGGAGGAAGTGATCGGCATGTTGAACAAGGTTCCGCGTGGGCTCCTTACTGCAAGTGTGGACCTGTGGTCGGAGGAGACGACGCAGATGGCCACGGCTCTGCAAGAGTTTGATCGTCGGTTACCGGAGTTATTCGAAAAGTTGCGCCTCGGCGATATGGTCATTGTGACGGCTGATCATGGACGAGATGGCTTCTTGTCCGGCACGACACCGACGCGCGAATATGTTCCGCTCTGTGTCACCGGTCCTAAACTGGCCCAAGGTGTTGATTTGGGGACAAGGACGACGGCTGCGGACGTGGCGCAGACGATCGCGGAAGCCTTGGGGGCTGATCGAGTACTCCACGGGGAGAGTTTTCTGAATGCGCTGAAGTCGAGATAG
- a CDS encoding RidA family protein: MSYEAKLKELGVTLPDPPKPVANYVPVVRVGDLLFLSGVLPSRDGQLIMTGKLGQELTMEQGKEASRVAVLNGLSIIRHAAGSLDRVRQIVKMVGHIASAPGFTDQPQVLNGASDLLVSVFGDAGRHARVAVGAAELPRQAPVEIELIVQLLS, encoded by the coding sequence ATGTCGTATGAAGCGAAACTCAAAGAGTTAGGAGTAACGCTACCCGATCCTCCGAAACCGGTGGCGAATTATGTGCCGGTTGTTCGGGTGGGTGACCTGTTGTTTCTCTCTGGTGTCCTGCCGTCGCGCGATGGGCAGCTCATCATGACCGGCAAGCTTGGCCAAGAATTGACGATGGAACAGGGGAAAGAGGCCTCACGAGTGGCGGTGCTGAATGGATTGAGTATCATTCGGCATGCAGCCGGCTCGCTTGATCGAGTGAGGCAGATCGTCAAAATGGTCGGCCATATCGCCTCGGCTCCTGGATTTACCGATCAGCCCCAGGTACTGAACGGAGCCTCAGACCTCCTGGTTTCAGTCTTTGGTGATGCCGGTCGACATGCGCGTGTCGCCGTCGGCGCAGCGGAACTGCCCCGCCAGGCTCCCGTGGAAATCGAATTGATCGTTCAGCTTCTTTCCTAG
- a CDS encoding IPT/TIG domain-containing protein, translated as MQRMATFTTFLVLLLLSGNHTYAAAKSKAVEPKVTVELSTNMTTPGATVTLSGKGFGSFKSTAFNKVTVNGLSALVQRWEPELIEVKVPFKATSGFVEVMIGKKKVLGGLLSIGTPQIDDITPTEAERGATLQITGRHFGLSAGARDPNTMFGVNDVIVGGVVVRPRRWKDDKIELEIPANATSGDVVVRLASSDPLPDGSCCAPVEYVRSNAVPLKLKPLIRVDPISGPVGTKVVLFGQGFGQAKERMDDGVFIAGKPATIAQWKDDVIVVHVPLEAESGPLMLRLQGQERVLTQFTVHVPHITMLSPSSAPIGTLLRISGEHFGFFSESGATPYNFMDFNTGQNRVEIGGIPAVIYRWNDDRIDVWVPFSAKSGKVMIYRSATKPNLGGLCCAERGTVAIEAGDFTLVTPTVETYDPKSAGLDATVTIKGSGFGTFLKTAEHADLGLNQKAYKRRSDIEINEPEASATVLSNVSRTEVLFNGAAALVQSWTDQEIVVKVPHRNLYGIGKKGEFFDDLATGPLVVRRGSWDLLPDGTCCSPKKWLTMEAGQFTIEPKGLPDDGYWTNNRPDASTSQ; from the coding sequence ATGCAACGAATGGCCACGTTCACCACATTCCTCGTGTTGTTGCTTCTGTCAGGCAACCATACGTATGCAGCGGCTAAGAGTAAGGCGGTCGAGCCCAAGGTGACTGTTGAGCTTTCGACCAACATGACAACTCCCGGCGCGACGGTTACGCTCAGCGGAAAAGGGTTTGGCTCCTTTAAGTCGACGGCATTCAACAAAGTCACCGTCAATGGGCTGTCGGCTCTGGTGCAACGGTGGGAACCCGAGCTTATTGAGGTCAAAGTTCCGTTCAAGGCGACCAGCGGGTTCGTCGAGGTCATGATCGGGAAGAAGAAGGTGCTTGGCGGCTTGTTATCGATTGGCACGCCTCAGATCGACGACATTACCCCGACGGAAGCCGAGCGTGGGGCCACGCTTCAGATCACGGGTCGGCATTTCGGTCTGTCCGCTGGGGCTCGCGATCCCAATACAATGTTCGGTGTGAATGATGTGATCGTTGGAGGGGTAGTCGTTCGACCGCGGCGTTGGAAGGATGACAAGATTGAGCTGGAGATCCCCGCCAATGCGACGAGCGGCGATGTGGTGGTGCGGTTGGCCTCCTCAGATCCGCTTCCGGATGGATCCTGTTGTGCGCCTGTTGAATATGTTCGGAGCAATGCTGTTCCGCTGAAACTGAAGCCGCTTATTCGGGTGGATCCGATCAGTGGGCCTGTGGGGACGAAGGTGGTGTTATTCGGCCAGGGGTTCGGGCAAGCCAAAGAACGGATGGATGACGGCGTGTTCATCGCTGGAAAACCCGCGACGATCGCCCAATGGAAAGACGACGTCATCGTGGTTCATGTCCCACTTGAGGCCGAGTCCGGTCCGCTGATGTTGCGACTACAGGGCCAAGAACGGGTGCTGACTCAGTTTACGGTTCATGTTCCCCACATCACGATGCTGAGCCCATCCAGCGCTCCGATTGGAACCTTGCTCAGGATCAGCGGGGAGCATTTTGGATTTTTTTCGGAGAGTGGGGCGACTCCGTACAACTTCATGGATTTCAATACGGGTCAGAATCGAGTCGAGATCGGTGGGATTCCAGCTGTTATCTATCGGTGGAACGATGATCGTATCGACGTGTGGGTGCCATTCAGCGCGAAAAGTGGAAAGGTTATGATCTATCGGAGTGCCACCAAGCCGAATCTCGGAGGGCTCTGTTGCGCCGAACGGGGGACGGTGGCGATTGAGGCTGGCGACTTCACATTGGTGACGCCCACGGTCGAGACCTATGATCCCAAGTCAGCCGGGTTGGACGCGACGGTGACCATTAAGGGGAGCGGGTTTGGGACGTTCTTGAAGACTGCTGAACATGCCGATCTGGGACTCAATCAGAAGGCCTACAAACGGCGATCCGACATTGAAATCAACGAGCCGGAGGCTAGTGCCACCGTCTTATCAAACGTCTCCCGCACGGAGGTGCTCTTCAACGGCGCAGCGGCGCTGGTGCAGTCGTGGACAGATCAGGAGATTGTGGTCAAGGTCCCGCATCGCAACCTGTATGGGATCGGAAAAAAAGGTGAATTTTTCGATGATCTTGCCACAGGGCCTCTGGTGGTCCGTCGGGGATCCTGGGATCTCTTGCCGGATGGCACCTGCTGTTCGCCGAAGAAATGGCTGACAATGGAAGCCGGCCAGTTCACCATCGAGCCGAAGGGACTTCCCGACGACGGGTATTGGACAAATAACAGGCCAGATGCGAGTACCAGTCAATAA
- a CDS encoding transposase, translated as MPRRPRLAAGNLAYHVLNRRVGRLSLFESPADYLAFEAILAEAHAAFRIRIAAYCLMPNHWHLLLWPRQDGELSEILRWITVTHTQRWHVQHETAGTGPVYQGRFKSFPVQTDEHFLTVARYVERNALRAKLVRQAEHWRWSSLWRRARGDAKLTTWLSNWPVPPPRNWMTRVNRPETGEELETLRVSVQRGRPFGDEAWVNRMAKRYGMESTLRPRGRPKGS; from the coding sequence ATGCCACGTCGTCCTCGTCTTGCTGCCGGCAACCTCGCCTATCACGTGCTGAACCGCCGGGTGGGTCGACTTTCGTTGTTTGAAAGTCCGGCAGACTACCTCGCCTTTGAAGCCATCCTGGCCGAAGCCCATGCCGCCTTCCGCATTCGCATTGCCGCCTATTGCCTCATGCCCAATCACTGGCACCTCCTCCTGTGGCCTCGCCAGGACGGAGAACTCTCAGAAATCCTCCGCTGGATCACTGTAACCCATACACAGCGCTGGCATGTCCAGCATGAAACAGCAGGGACAGGTCCGGTCTATCAAGGCCGCTTCAAATCATTCCCTGTTCAGACCGATGAGCACTTTTTGACCGTCGCACGTTATGTGGAACGTAATGCGCTGCGGGCCAAGTTGGTCAGACAAGCAGAACACTGGCGATGGAGTAGCCTATGGCGACGTGCTCGGGGAGACGCGAAACTGACGACCTGGCTGAGTAATTGGCCGGTCCCCCCCCCGCGCAATTGGATGACTCGGGTCAATCGACCTGAAACCGGCGAGGAGCTGGAAACCCTTCGAGTGAGTGTGCAGCGAGGACGTCCTTTCGGCGACGAGGCGTGGGTGAACCGGATGGCAAAGCGGTATGGTATGGAATCAACGCTTCGGCCACGCGGCAGGCCCAAGGGATCGTAA
- a CDS encoding polysaccharide biosynthesis/export family protein, whose protein sequence is MRYSLWFPITVFMVASFTGSGFCESGTTKSDAGKSPTDIPMLSNTVLQTEKVIGQTMTVDKLSNAVGSEYVIGAEDVLDITVWRNPDLSRQVQVRPDGRISMPIIRDVVAVGKTPTKLAEEMTNRLKEYVQNPVVAVTLKEVNSSNIFLLGEVASPGKYPLKSKTTLLQGITIAGGFKETAARNQIVIFRFTEVAPGLKRFTASYDDIVLRSGIADNFELKPGDTLVVPSESMVVFPGR, encoded by the coding sequence ATGAGATACTCTCTATGGTTTCCAATCACTGTGTTCATGGTTGCATCATTCACTGGATCAGGGTTTTGCGAATCGGGGACGACGAAGTCAGATGCCGGTAAATCGCCAACAGATATTCCCATGTTGTCCAACACGGTATTGCAGACTGAGAAAGTGATCGGTCAGACGATGACAGTGGATAAGCTGTCAAATGCGGTCGGCAGTGAATATGTGATCGGTGCGGAAGACGTGTTGGACATTACCGTCTGGAGAAATCCGGACCTGTCCAGGCAAGTGCAAGTCCGTCCTGATGGGCGCATTTCAATGCCGATCATTCGCGATGTAGTCGCGGTAGGAAAAACGCCCACCAAATTGGCTGAAGAAATGACGAACCGGCTCAAGGAGTATGTTCAAAATCCGGTTGTGGCGGTGACCTTGAAAGAGGTCAATAGCTCCAATATCTTTCTGCTCGGCGAGGTTGCGAGTCCTGGGAAGTATCCCCTGAAGAGCAAGACGACGCTCCTGCAAGGAATTACCATTGCGGGAGGATTTAAGGAGACTGCGGCGAGAAATCAGATCGTCATTTTTCGGTTTACGGAAGTAGCCCCTGGACTGAAACGATTCACGGCGAGTTATGATGATATTGTGCTCCGAAGCGGAATCGCTGATAACTTTGAACTGAAGCCTGGAGATACCCTCGTGGTTCCAAGTGAATCTATGGTGGTTTTTCCCGGACGATAG